One segment of Maridesulfovibrio bastinii DSM 16055 DNA contains the following:
- a CDS encoding chemotaxis protein CheW gives MLVLTFMIGNYLYGFEAVRVAEVVPPVKCKPLPKSPKFISGIFNYRGTISPIVDLSMLATDRGALNMMSTRTIMIDLADLERSHERGKKFLGLKAEKVTDMVKLSEEDFEDSGVEVPDAPWLGRVARMEDGMLQLVKPEKLLTDELHEILFPEHEYEIQLSRDENHELHYPDVNNGD, from the coding sequence ATGCTGGTTCTAACATTTATGATAGGGAATTACCTTTACGGCTTTGAGGCTGTGCGTGTGGCGGAAGTTGTCCCACCGGTAAAGTGCAAACCGCTGCCTAAATCTCCGAAATTTATTTCGGGCATTTTTAATTACCGCGGGACCATTTCACCGATTGTAGATTTGTCCATGCTGGCAACCGACAGAGGAGCCCTTAATATGATGAGCACCAGAACCATAATGATTGATCTTGCCGATCTTGAGCGCAGCCATGAGCGGGGCAAAAAATTTCTCGGCCTTAAAGCGGAAAAAGTTACTGATATGGTCAAGCTCTCCGAAGAGGATTTTGAGGATTCAGGGGTGGAAGTACCGGATGCCCCGTGGCTAGGTCGGGTGGCGCGCATGGAAGATGGAATGCTCCAGCTTGTAAAACCGGAAAAACTACTTACTGACGAGCTGCATGAAATACTTTTTCCTGAGCATGAATATGAAATCCAGCTTTCCCGTGATGAGAATCACGAACTTCATTATCCTGACGTAAACAACGGTGATTAA
- a CDS encoding chemotaxis protein CheW yields the protein MSEKCWNEIGYIGDRSCPDLADYNHCFHCPVFARAGQSLLDREPQPDYLEENSNGIAEAKKDSAADSCGAVVFRISHEWLALPSKVFSGVLDERIVRPVPHKSGRIFKGLATVQGQIVPVVSIRELLGLDPEHMSEAEKGFRVYRRHICVDGSKGRWIFGADEVLGVVHYFQDALMDVPATVAKAPAAMSQGLFDVGERRVSLLSDELFFTALNRSVK from the coding sequence TTGTCAGAAAAATGCTGGAATGAAATAGGTTATATAGGTGATCGCAGTTGCCCGGATCTTGCGGACTATAATCATTGTTTTCATTGTCCTGTGTTCGCCCGTGCCGGACAGAGCCTGCTGGATCGTGAGCCGCAGCCTGACTATCTTGAAGAAAATTCCAACGGAATTGCGGAGGCCAAAAAAGATTCGGCAGCCGATTCATGCGGAGCAGTTGTTTTTAGAATTTCACACGAGTGGCTCGCACTGCCTTCAAAAGTTTTTTCAGGGGTTCTTGATGAGCGTATTGTCCGCCCTGTACCCCATAAAAGCGGCAGAATATTTAAAGGACTCGCAACGGTGCAGGGACAGATTGTTCCGGTTGTTTCAATACGGGAACTGCTTGGCCTTGACCCGGAGCACATGAGCGAAGCTGAAAAAGGTTTTAGAGTCTACCGCAGGCACATTTGCGTTGATGGCAGTAAGGGCCGCTGGATTTTCGGAGCGGATGAAGTTCTTGGTGTGGTTCATTACTTTCAGGATGCCCTTATGGATGTTCCGGCAACTGTAGCCAAAGCTCCGGCCGCGATGTCTCAGGGTCTTTTTGATGTCGGCGAGAGAAGGGTTTCCCTGCTTAGCGATGAACTCTTTTTTACGGCTTTAAACAGAAGCGTTAAATAG
- a CDS encoding CheR family methyltransferase, with protein MSISAAKEILNRTIGLDVASIGDNALERAVRHRMDILNCSGSSYYRLIREDSGELSELIEEVVVHETWFFRDMRPFELLARDALKKNGNEPYRVLCAPCSSGEEAYSAAISLIGSGRDKSSLKIVGTDISARAIEKAKAGIYGSNSFRYELPSYASRYFEDEAGEKRVSAVIKGAVDFTRGNILDGDLPEIRFDAVFCRNFMIYLDGASREKLLGIIETRLKPDALLFVGHAEAMPLLHRSFTPVKAPGAFAFRNRRPALVPVPEIEQRPVLSKQAERGGVVLSSGRRNRFHSGGTVHFTKPVDTGAKSDGNQPVEKDSSVSSLADVRKLADRGQVREALNICDSILKSGGPDADVFYFEGLLHETLGNTALAEEFYRKSLYMNPHHTETLAHMLLLAEASGDEKQAVLLRGRLERAAGIPGE; from the coding sequence ATGAGCATCTCTGCGGCAAAAGAAATTCTCAACAGGACCATAGGTCTTGATGTTGCCTCTATCGGTGATAATGCACTGGAGAGAGCTGTCCGTCACAGGATGGATATTCTCAATTGCAGCGGGAGTTCTTATTACCGGCTTATACGTGAGGATAGCGGCGAGCTGTCTGAACTGATAGAGGAAGTCGTTGTTCATGAAACGTGGTTTTTCAGAGATATGCGCCCGTTCGAGCTGCTTGCCAGAGATGCCCTTAAAAAAAATGGGAATGAGCCGTACAGAGTTCTGTGTGCTCCCTGTTCATCGGGTGAGGAGGCCTATTCAGCAGCCATATCTCTGATAGGTTCAGGGCGGGATAAATCTTCACTAAAAATTGTTGGAACGGATATAAGCGCAAGGGCAATTGAAAAAGCCAAAGCCGGTATCTATGGCTCAAATTCATTTCGGTATGAACTGCCATCTTATGCCTCAAGGTATTTTGAAGACGAGGCTGGAGAAAAGCGTGTTTCTGCCGTTATAAAGGGTGCTGTTGATTTTACAAGGGGTAACATCCTTGATGGCGATCTTCCTGAGATCAGATTTGATGCTGTTTTCTGTAGAAATTTCATGATTTATCTTGATGGAGCCAGCAGGGAAAAACTGCTCGGAATAATTGAGACACGGCTTAAGCCTGATGCCCTGCTTTTTGTAGGACATGCGGAGGCTATGCCGCTGCTGCACAGATCTTTTACTCCGGTGAAAGCTCCGGGAGCGTTCGCTTTCAGAAACCGGAGGCCGGCTCTCGTTCCTGTCCCGGAAATTGAACAGCGCCCGGTACTATCCAAACAGGCTGAGAGAGGCGGGGTGGTTCTTTCTTCCGGCAGGAGAAATCGTTTTCACAGTGGCGGAACTGTTCATTTTACAAAACCTGTTGATACTGGTGCAAAATCAGATGGCAATCAGCCTGTTGAAAAGGACAGCTCTGTTTCAAGTCTTGCGGATGTCCGTAAGCTGGCTGACAGGGGACAGGTGCGTGAAGCTTTAAATATTTGTGACTCTATTTTGAAAAGTGGCGGTCCTGATGCGGATGTGTTCTATTTTGAAGGACTGCTGCATGAAACACTCGGTAATACTGCTCTTGCGGAAGAATTTTACCGCAAGTCATTATATATGAATCCTCATCATACTGAGACGCTGGCTCACATGCTGCTGCTGGCCGAAGCCTCAGGTGATGAAAAACAGGCTGTACTTCTGCGTGGCAGACTTGAACGTGCCGCAGGGATTCCGGGAGAATAA
- a CDS encoding methyl-accepting chemotaxis protein produces MRITLRRKIITLACLAALIPVVVMFIITSVLEHRLSSTVNNEVKGLITEHVSQVAVDAYDQCHNTELMIHAETERALKGTLKYLNSLGRWHLGDKLISWTLNSAENQGTVRLPEIFIGDKSVLPVESIDGFSELVDSVKGMTGADCCIFQRVNPEGDMLAVASSEEGKNKTRSIGYLKKSLDSDGRRNDVIKAVLDGEEVYERGEEQYGTRLVIYSPLKDSYGHVIGMVGVHMTFQSVKQLLRNIVRTSVGKSGYIWLIGTRGAYRNKYIVTPSTSGKIINSSRETSLVKELASSAMDAGDGKLSSKSYTWSSTENGTLRDKYAVYTYFEPWGWVIGASVYMDDYQGIIHKLTGTMHSLTELLVISGIIILVVILGISFYMSGLIANPVSHMAKIAAMIAKGDINQARREIITIEQVCPNAKRAVLNAENNETLDETGQLYLTIKEMAGNLNSLVGQVQRSGIQVTASATEIAASARQLDETVNTQAAATNQISATSLEISANAGELAGTMDKVNISAKGAADLAEEGKDGLRSMIRIMDDLSSATDNIIEKLASINEQAISIVYIVTTITKVADRTNLLSLNAAIEAEKAGEFGQGFSVVADEIRRLADQTSVAALEIENMISSMREAVDSGVSEMDHFAKEVHHGTGKAAKLGKKLDGIMQMVTELNPRIQSVNEGMTAQAEGAQQISQSMTQLSASASQTSDSLGEFNRAASQLNEAVQGLQSEVSKFRVG; encoded by the coding sequence ATGCGTATTACCTTAAGAAGAAAAATTATCACTCTGGCCTGTCTTGCAGCTCTGATCCCGGTTGTTGTGATGTTTATCATCACTTCAGTGCTCGAACACAGGCTTTCCAGCACTGTAAATAATGAAGTGAAGGGACTGATAACCGAGCATGTCTCGCAGGTTGCAGTGGATGCTTACGATCAGTGCCATAATACTGAGCTTATGATCCATGCTGAAACAGAAAGAGCTTTGAAAGGTACTTTGAAATATCTTAACAGCCTTGGCAGGTGGCATCTTGGTGATAAGCTTATCAGCTGGACTCTGAATTCAGCCGAAAATCAAGGCACTGTGCGGCTTCCTGAAATTTTTATTGGTGACAAGTCCGTATTACCGGTTGAAAGCATTGATGGCTTTAGCGAACTGGTTGATTCGGTAAAAGGCATGACCGGAGCTGACTGCTGTATTTTTCAGCGTGTGAATCCGGAAGGGGATATGCTTGCAGTTGCCTCATCTGAAGAAGGTAAGAATAAAACCCGTAGTATTGGTTATTTGAAAAAATCTCTTGATTCAGACGGCAGAAGAAATGATGTGATCAAAGCCGTTCTTGACGGGGAAGAGGTTTATGAGCGCGGCGAGGAGCAGTACGGAACCAGACTTGTAATATATTCTCCTTTAAAAGACAGTTATGGCCATGTTATCGGAATGGTTGGTGTTCATATGACATTCCAGTCCGTAAAACAGCTGCTGCGTAATATTGTCCGCACCTCAGTAGGCAAGTCCGGATACATCTGGCTCATCGGCACAAGAGGTGCTTACAGAAATAAATACATAGTAACTCCATCTACCAGCGGTAAAATAATTAATTCATCCCGGGAAACTTCTCTGGTTAAAGAGCTTGCTTCATCAGCAATGGACGCCGGAGATGGAAAACTTTCTTCAAAAAGTTATACTTGGAGCAGTACTGAAAACGGAACCTTACGCGATAAATATGCTGTTTATACCTATTTTGAACCGTGGGGATGGGTTATAGGCGCCAGCGTTTACATGGATGATTATCAGGGCATTATCCATAAACTGACAGGAACAATGCACAGCTTAACCGAGCTGCTAGTAATTTCCGGGATAATTATACTTGTCGTCATATTGGGTATTTCTTTTTACATGAGCGGGCTGATAGCAAATCCGGTCAGTCACATGGCCAAGATCGCCGCGATGATCGCCAAAGGTGATATCAATCAGGCCCGCAGGGAAATAATTACGATAGAGCAGGTCTGCCCCAATGCCAAACGGGCGGTATTGAATGCTGAAAATAACGAAACTCTGGATGAAACAGGACAGCTTTATCTGACGATAAAAGAGATGGCCGGAAATTTAAATTCTCTTGTGGGTCAGGTTCAAAGGTCCGGTATACAGGTTACTGCTTCGGCAACAGAAATCGCCGCATCGGCCAGACAACTGGATGAAACTGTAAATACTCAGGCCGCAGCAACAAACCAGATCAGTGCCACCAGCCTTGAGATTTCCGCCAATGCCGGAGAACTTGCAGGCACTATGGACAAGGTCAATATATCGGCCAAAGGAGCTGCTGACCTTGCCGAAGAAGGCAAGGACGGGCTGCGTTCCATGATCCGTATTATGGATGATCTCAGTTCCGCCACTGACAATATTATTGAAAAGCTGGCCTCAATCAATGAACAGGCCATATCCATTGTATATATCGTGACCACCATAACCAAGGTTGCGGACCGCACCAATCTTCTATCCCTCAATGCGGCTATTGAAGCTGAAAAAGCCGGAGAATTCGGACAGGGATTTTCAGTGGTGGCAGACGAAATAAGACGTCTTGCGGATCAGACCTCCGTTGCCGCCCTTGAAATTGAAAACATGATCAGCAGCATGAGAGAAGCTGTTGATTCAGGAGTGTCCGAGATGGATCATTTTGCCAAAGAAGTGCATCACGGAACAGGCAAGGCCGCTAAACTTGGTAAAAAACTTGATGGCATCATGCAGATGGTTACGGAACTTAATCCCCGCATTCAATCAGTAAATGAAGGAATGACCGCTCAGGCTGAAGGAGCACAGCAGATTTCGCAATCCATGACTCAGCTTTCGGCATCGGCATCTCAGACATCCGATTCTCTCGGGGAATTTAATCGTGCTGCCTCCCAGCTCAATGAAGCTGTTCAGGGTCTGCAAAGTGAAGTCAGCAAATTCAGGGTGGGTTAA